A single window of Modestobacter italicus DNA harbors:
- a CDS encoding MauE/DoxX family redox-associated membrane protein gives MSTSRPWAATAARLLLGVVLVVAGALKMPDPAAAERAVRAYRLLPEALVGPVAFGLPVVEIAVGLALLVGVRVRAAALAYAALMAVFLAAVGSAWARGLQIDCGCFGGGGQVAAGQTAYPGEVARDVGLLFVSLALARWPASRLALGGQREEELAGVR, from the coding sequence GTGAGCACCTCCCGGCCCTGGGCCGCGACCGCCGCGCGGCTGCTGCTCGGCGTGGTCCTCGTGGTCGCCGGGGCGCTGAAGATGCCCGACCCGGCCGCCGCCGAGCGCGCCGTCCGGGCCTACCGGCTGCTGCCCGAGGCGCTGGTCGGCCCGGTCGCCTTCGGTCTGCCGGTCGTGGAGATCGCCGTCGGGCTCGCCCTGCTGGTCGGGGTGCGCGTGCGGGCCGCCGCGCTGGCCTACGCGGCGCTGATGGCCGTCTTCCTCGCCGCGGTCGGCTCGGCCTGGGCGCGCGGGCTGCAGATCGACTGCGGCTGCTTCGGTGGCGGCGGGCAGGTGGCCGCCGGGCAGACGGCGTACCCCGGCGAGGTGGCCCGCGACGTCGGGCTGCTGTTCGTCTCGCTGGCGCTGGCCCGCTGGCCGGCGTCCCGGCTGGCCCTCGGTGGTCAGAGAGAAGAGGAGCTGGCCGGTGTCCGGTGA
- a CDS encoding DsbA family protein, producing the protein MSGESKREAARQRIAAKRAAEAAAAAAAARRRRTVVGSVVAAVVLVAVLVAVVVVQTHRTSTSADAAAPANTSGNGYVFTVGQADAPVTVDLYEDFQCPNCKALEDSTGSTIDDLVTAGTAQVRYHGMAFLDTDANDDYSTRALNAAAVVADTAGTDAYQRFHDLLFADQPAEGGSGLTDDQLVGYAQQAGATDASVAVDVRDLVYGEWVKGAEDQASKDGVTGTPTVLVDGEKLTDLSPSGLTAAVTAAQQ; encoded by the coding sequence GTGTCCGGTGAGTCCAAGCGCGAGGCGGCCCGGCAGCGCATCGCCGCCAAGCGGGCCGCCGAGGCGGCTGCCGCGGCCGCTGCGGCGCGTCGTCGGCGCACCGTGGTCGGCTCGGTGGTCGCGGCGGTCGTGCTGGTCGCCGTCCTGGTGGCCGTGGTCGTCGTGCAGACGCACCGGACGTCGACCTCGGCCGACGCGGCCGCACCGGCGAACACCAGCGGCAACGGCTACGTGTTCACCGTCGGCCAGGCCGACGCCCCGGTCACCGTGGACCTCTACGAGGACTTCCAGTGCCCGAACTGCAAGGCGCTCGAGGACTCCACCGGCAGCACGATCGACGACCTGGTGACCGCGGGCACCGCCCAGGTCCGCTACCACGGCATGGCGTTCCTGGACACCGACGCCAACGACGACTACTCGACCCGCGCGCTCAACGCCGCCGCGGTCGTCGCCGACACCGCCGGCACCGATGCCTACCAGCGCTTCCACGACCTGCTCTTCGCCGACCAGCCGGCCGAGGGCGGCAGCGGGCTGACCGACGACCAGCTGGTCGGCTACGCCCAGCAGGCTGGCGCCACCGACGCGAGCGTCGCGGTCGACGTCCGCGACCTGGTCTACGGGGAGTGGGTGAAGGGCGCCGAGGACCAGGCCAGCAAGGACGGCGTCACCGGCACCCCGACGGTCCTGGTCGACGGCGAGAAGCTCACCGACCTCTCGCCGTCCGGCCTGACCGCCGCCGTCACCGCCGCGCAGCAGTAG
- the typA gene encoding translational GTPase TypA, producing MPTRNDLRNVAIIAHVDHGKTTLVDALLRQAGALGRAKGEGTDNDSTQDRVMDSMDLERERGITILAKNTAIHLHDDDGNPVIVNIVDTPGHADFGGEVERALSMVDGVVLLVDASEGPLPQTRFVLRKALAKGMPVILAVNKTDRHDARIEEVVDETYELFLELLEDAGLPAETLEFPIVYCNGRTGQASLNKPENGTVPDSPDLGPLVKTLLDTVPAPEYDAEEPLRAQVTNLDASPFLGRLALLRIHSGEMKRGQQVAWCKADGTITRTKITELLVTEGLTRTPADSAGPGDLIAIAGIEDIMIGDTLADPNDPRPLPAITVDEPSISITIGINTSPISGKSGKKLTARLIKNRLDQELVGNVSVRMLPTERPDTWEMQGRGELALAILVEQLRREEFELTVGRPTVVTKEIDGKLHEPVERVTIDTPGEYVGTLTQALATRRGRIENLVHHDTGWARMEYIVPSRGLIGFRTEFLTETRGTGVLNHNLEGYEPWLGDMRARPTGSLVADRSGVATTYSMFSLQERGQMMVEPGTEVYEGMIVGENSRPDDMDVNITKEKKLTNMRKSTSEELERLIPPRILNLEQALEFCAEDECVEVTPGFVRVRKVELDQTVRGRAKNRKPKP from the coding sequence ATGCCCACCCGCAACGACCTGCGCAACGTGGCGATCATCGCCCACGTCGACCACGGCAAGACGACTCTCGTCGACGCCCTGCTCCGGCAGGCCGGTGCCCTGGGCCGCGCCAAGGGCGAGGGAACCGACAACGACTCCACGCAGGACCGGGTCATGGACTCCATGGACCTGGAGCGCGAGCGCGGGATCACCATCCTCGCCAAGAACACCGCGATCCACCTGCACGACGACGACGGCAACCCGGTCATCGTCAACATCGTCGACACCCCCGGCCACGCCGACTTCGGCGGCGAGGTGGAGCGCGCGCTGAGCATGGTCGACGGCGTCGTCCTGCTCGTCGACGCCTCCGAGGGCCCGCTGCCGCAGACCCGCTTCGTGCTGCGCAAGGCGCTGGCCAAGGGGATGCCGGTCATCCTCGCGGTCAACAAGACCGACCGGCACGACGCGCGCATCGAGGAGGTCGTCGACGAGACCTACGAGCTCTTCCTCGAGCTGCTCGAGGACGCCGGCCTGCCCGCGGAGACCCTCGAGTTCCCGATCGTCTACTGCAACGGCCGCACCGGCCAGGCGTCGCTGAACAAGCCGGAGAACGGCACCGTCCCGGACAGCCCGGACCTCGGCCCGCTGGTCAAGACGCTGCTGGACACCGTCCCGGCGCCGGAGTACGACGCCGAGGAGCCGCTGCGCGCGCAGGTCACCAACCTCGACGCCTCGCCGTTCCTCGGTCGCCTCGCGCTGCTGCGCATCCACTCCGGTGAGATGAAGCGCGGCCAGCAGGTCGCCTGGTGCAAGGCCGACGGCACGATCACCCGGACGAAGATCACCGAGCTGCTGGTCACCGAGGGCCTCACCCGCACCCCGGCCGACAGCGCCGGCCCCGGCGACCTGATCGCCATCGCCGGCATCGAGGACATCATGATCGGCGACACCCTCGCCGACCCGAACGACCCGCGCCCGCTGCCGGCGATCACCGTCGACGAGCCGTCGATCTCGATCACCATCGGCATCAACACCAGCCCGATCTCGGGCAAGTCGGGCAAGAAGCTCACCGCCCGGCTGATCAAGAACCGGCTCGACCAGGAGCTCGTCGGCAACGTCTCGGTGCGCATGCTGCCCACCGAGCGCCCCGACACCTGGGAGATGCAGGGCCGTGGCGAGCTGGCGCTGGCCATCCTCGTCGAGCAGCTCCGCCGCGAGGAGTTCGAGCTCACCGTCGGCCGCCCGACGGTGGTCACCAAGGAGATCGACGGCAAGCTGCACGAGCCGGTCGAGCGGGTCACCATCGACACCCCGGGGGAGTACGTCGGCACGCTGACCCAGGCGCTGGCCACCCGGCGCGGGCGGATCGAGAACCTGGTGCACCACGACACCGGCTGGGCGCGGATGGAGTACATCGTCCCGTCCCGCGGCCTGATCGGGTTCCGCACCGAGTTCCTCACCGAGACCCGCGGCACCGGCGTGCTGAACCACAACCTCGAGGGCTACGAGCCGTGGCTGGGTGACATGCGCGCCCGCCCGACCGGCTCGCTGGTGGCCGACCGCTCCGGCGTGGCGACCACGTACTCGATGTTCTCGCTGCAGGAGCGCGGCCAGATGATGGTCGAGCCGGGCACCGAGGTCTACGAGGGCATGATCGTCGGTGAGAACTCCCGTCCGGACGACATGGACGTGAACATCACCAAGGAGAAGAAGCTCACCAACATGCGCAAGTCCACCTCCGAGGAGCTGGAGCGGCTCATCCCGCCGCGGATCCTCAACCTGGAGCAGGCGCTGGAGTTCTGCGCCGAGGACGAGTGCGTCGAGGTCACCCCCGGCTTCGTCCGGGTGCGCAAGGTCGAGCTGGACCAGACCGTCCGCGGCCGGGCCAAGAACCGCAAGCCCAAGCCGTGA
- a CDS encoding DUF5994 family protein yields the protein MTVQRAAGFRNGIDVRVRLRREGAAGDAAVDGAWWPRSRDLGAELPELIAALAMLDVRVERFTYPVEAWEHPVQRKVTVSGRTVRTGAFRSMDPQLVSLTVDGDRRLDLVVVPPEADALTGVRALRLAGLREDSGSPQRVLAAAGSRPRPEVVPLRGVRAG from the coding sequence ATGACGGTCCAGCGGGCAGCGGGTTTCCGGAACGGGATCGACGTGCGGGTGCGGCTGCGCCGTGAGGGGGCGGCCGGTGACGCCGCCGTCGACGGGGCCTGGTGGCCGCGCAGCCGGGACCTGGGTGCCGAGCTCCCCGAGCTGATCGCCGCCCTGGCCATGCTCGACGTCCGGGTCGAGCGGTTCACCTACCCGGTCGAGGCCTGGGAGCACCCGGTGCAGCGCAAGGTCACCGTCTCCGGGCGGACCGTGCGCACCGGCGCCTTCCGCAGCATGGACCCGCAGCTGGTCTCGCTCACCGTGGACGGCGACCGGCGCCTCGACCTGGTCGTGGTCCCGCCGGAGGCCGATGCGCTGACCGGCGTGCGCGCGCTGCGGCTGGCCGGGCTCCGGGAGGACTCCGGCAGCCCGCAGCGGGTGCTCGCCGCCGCCGGCTCCCGCCCGCGCCCCGAGGTCGTCCCCCTCCGCGGCGTGCGCGCGGGATGA
- a CDS encoding NAD-dependent epimerase/dehydratase family protein encodes MRLLVLGGTHFLGRHVVTAALERGHEVATFTRGVSGAPPDGVRALHGDRDDPAALPAALDGWAPELVVDTSCQTRAAAGNAATALADVAGYAFVSSLNAYRSWPPGPIGEERDEPTWDTPDDEYGPNKAHAERVLGAALGDRFLTARAGLIVGPHDPLYRLGWWLDRIAAGGRVVVPASTDQPIALVDARDLAGWLVEMAERGVSGAVNTTGPVGMTTFGGLLDTCREVTGSDAEWVPVPDADLLAAGVEEWVHLPMWLAPETARTAWQVDTTRARELGLPSRPVRDSVADTWAWMRTADRPQPPAGRELPGLPPELEAGLLAGR; translated from the coding sequence ATGCGACTCCTCGTCCTCGGCGGCACGCACTTCCTCGGCCGGCACGTCGTCACCGCCGCGCTCGAGCGGGGGCACGAGGTCGCCACCTTCACCCGCGGGGTCTCCGGCGCCCCGCCGGACGGGGTCCGCGCCCTGCACGGTGACCGCGACGACCCGGCCGCGCTGCCCGCGGCGCTCGACGGCTGGGCACCCGAGCTCGTCGTCGACACCTCCTGCCAGACCCGCGCCGCTGCCGGGAACGCCGCGACCGCGCTGGCCGACGTCGCCGGGTACGCGTTCGTCAGCAGCCTCAACGCCTACCGCAGCTGGCCGCCCGGGCCGATCGGCGAGGAGCGCGACGAGCCCACCTGGGACACCCCGGACGACGAGTACGGCCCGAACAAGGCGCACGCCGAGCGGGTGCTGGGCGCGGCGCTGGGCGACCGCTTCCTCACCGCCCGCGCCGGGCTGATCGTCGGCCCGCACGACCCGCTGTACCGGCTGGGTTGGTGGCTGGACCGGATCGCCGCCGGGGGCCGGGTCGTCGTCCCGGCGAGCACCGACCAGCCGATCGCCCTGGTCGACGCCCGGGACCTGGCCGGCTGGCTGGTCGAGATGGCCGAGCGCGGGGTGTCCGGCGCGGTCAACACCACCGGACCGGTCGGGATGACGACGTTCGGCGGGCTGCTGGACACCTGCCGCGAGGTGACCGGCAGCGACGCGGAGTGGGTGCCCGTCCCCGACGCCGACCTGCTGGCCGCCGGCGTCGAGGAGTGGGTGCACCTGCCGATGTGGCTGGCGCCGGAGACGGCCCGCACCGCCTGGCAGGTCGACACCACCCGCGCCCGGGAGCTCGGCCTGCCCTCCCGGCCGGTGCGGGACTCGGTGGCCGACACCTGGGCCTGGATGCGGACCGCCGACCGGCCGCAGCCGCCGGCCGGGCGCGAGCTGCCCGGCCTGCCGCCGGAGTTGGAGGCCGGGCTGCTCGCCGGCCGCTGA
- a CDS encoding class I SAM-dependent methyltransferase: MQDHQHEHTPASTGHDHASWEERYRDAPALWSGRVNPPLVTEVTGLTPGRALDVGCGEGGDALWLVGQGWQVTGLDWSEVALARAAEHAAAAGVTDRVTWVRGDTDSWQPPVAAFDLVTAHFLHPTAEQRHALVPRLAAAVVPGGTLLWVGHPHDEERAALWGADRFATAAEVAADLDPGDWEVLVALQRPRPGADGGHHHADEVVRARRRG, from the coding sequence GTGCAGGACCACCAGCACGAGCACACGCCGGCGTCGACCGGCCACGACCACGCCTCCTGGGAGGAGCGCTACCGCGACGCCCCGGCGCTGTGGAGCGGGCGGGTCAACCCCCCGCTGGTCACCGAGGTCACCGGCCTCACGCCCGGCCGCGCGCTGGACGTCGGCTGCGGCGAGGGCGGCGACGCCCTGTGGCTGGTCGGCCAGGGCTGGCAGGTCACCGGCCTGGACTGGTCGGAGGTCGCACTGGCCCGGGCCGCGGAGCACGCGGCCGCGGCCGGGGTCACCGACCGGGTGACCTGGGTCCGCGGGGACACCGACAGCTGGCAGCCGCCGGTCGCGGCGTTCGACCTGGTCACCGCCCACTTCCTGCACCCGACGGCCGAGCAGCGGCACGCGCTGGTGCCGCGCCTGGCTGCCGCGGTCGTGCCCGGCGGGACGCTGCTGTGGGTGGGCCACCCCCACGACGAGGAGCGCGCCGCGCTGTGGGGCGCCGACCGCTTCGCCACCGCCGCCGAGGTGGCGGCCGACCTGGACCCCGGCGACTGGGAGGTGCTGGTGGCGCTCCAGCGGCCGCGGCCGGGCGCGGACGGCGGCCACCACCACGCCGACGAGGTGGTCCGGGCCCGCCGGCGCGGCTGA
- a CDS encoding NAD(P)/FAD-dependent oxidoreductase has product MEQQYDVVVIGGGAAGLSGALALSRARRSVLVVDSGTPRNAPAAHAHNYLAREGVPPLELLAAGRAEVAGYGGHVEPGEAVSAHPEAGGFVVDLADGRSVRARRLLVTTGLVDELPPVPGVRELWGGDVVHCPYCHGWEVRDQAIGVLATNPFGVHQALMWRQWSADVTLFLHTAPEPADEEWEQLAARGISVVTGEVAELETDGDRLSGVRLVDGTRIARDAVVVAPRFTARSAVLASLGLAPVTQEVNGHVMGSAVPSGPSGATAVPGVWVAGNVTDLRAQVITSAAAGLEAAAALNGDLIGEDTRRALAARRVFSAGSERELSDLVLADRRHGI; this is encoded by the coding sequence GTGGAGCAGCAGTACGACGTCGTGGTGATCGGCGGGGGCGCCGCCGGTCTCAGTGGAGCACTGGCGCTGTCCCGCGCCCGCCGGTCGGTGCTGGTGGTCGACAGCGGGACGCCGCGCAACGCACCCGCCGCGCACGCGCACAACTACCTGGCCCGCGAGGGCGTGCCTCCCCTGGAGCTGCTCGCCGCCGGCCGGGCCGAGGTCGCCGGCTACGGCGGGCACGTCGAGCCCGGCGAGGCCGTCTCCGCGCACCCGGAGGCCGGCGGGTTCGTCGTCGACCTGGCCGACGGCCGCTCGGTGCGGGCGCGCCGGCTGCTGGTGACCACCGGCCTGGTCGACGAGCTCCCGCCGGTGCCCGGGGTGCGCGAGCTGTGGGGCGGTGACGTCGTGCACTGCCCGTACTGCCACGGCTGGGAGGTGCGCGACCAGGCGATCGGCGTGCTGGCCACCAACCCGTTCGGCGTCCACCAGGCGCTGATGTGGCGGCAGTGGAGCGCCGACGTCACCCTCTTCCTGCACACCGCGCCGGAGCCCGCCGACGAGGAGTGGGAGCAGCTCGCCGCCCGCGGGATCAGCGTGGTGACCGGCGAGGTCGCCGAGCTGGAGACCGACGGCGACCGGCTGTCCGGGGTGCGGCTGGTCGACGGCACGCGGATCGCCCGGGACGCGGTCGTCGTCGCGCCGCGGTTCACCGCCCGGTCCGCCGTCCTGGCCTCGCTCGGCCTGGCACCCGTGACGCAGGAGGTGAACGGGCACGTCATGGGCAGCGCCGTCCCGAGCGGTCCGTCCGGGGCGACCGCGGTGCCCGGCGTGTGGGTGGCCGGCAACGTGACCGACCTGCGCGCCCAGGTGATCACCTCGGCCGCGGCCGGGCTGGAGGCCGCGGCGGCGCTCAACGGTGATCTGATCGGCGAGGACACCCGCCGTGCCCTGGCTGCCCGCCGGGTGTTCTCGGCGGGCAGCGAGCGCGAGCTGAGCGACCTGGTGCTGGCCGACCGGCGCCACGGGATCTGA
- a CDS encoding helix-turn-helix domain-containing protein, with protein MDDDLDGVLEGVSARLRALRQQRDATLAELSAATGISVSTLSRLESGQRRPTLELLLPLARVHQVPLDELVGAPSSADPRLHPKPIERGGMTMWPLTRRPGGVQAYRALIPPGLRAEPEQQSHEGYEWMYVLSGRLRLLLGEHDLVLLPGEVVEFDTHVPHWFGNTGDVPAEVLVLFGPQGERMHVRARPRGA; from the coding sequence ATGGACGACGACCTGGACGGCGTGCTCGAGGGGGTCAGTGCCCGGCTGCGCGCGCTGCGGCAGCAGCGGGACGCGACCCTGGCGGAGCTCTCCGCGGCCACCGGCATCTCGGTGAGCACGCTGTCCCGGCTGGAGTCCGGGCAGCGCCGGCCCACCCTGGAGCTGCTGCTGCCGCTCGCCCGAGTCCACCAGGTGCCGCTGGACGAGCTGGTCGGGGCACCCTCGTCAGCCGATCCGCGGCTGCACCCGAAGCCGATCGAGCGCGGCGGGATGACCATGTGGCCGCTGACCCGCCGGCCCGGCGGGGTGCAGGCCTACCGGGCGCTGATCCCGCCGGGGCTGCGGGCCGAGCCCGAGCAGCAGTCGCACGAGGGCTACGAGTGGATGTACGTGCTCTCCGGCCGGCTGCGGCTCCTGCTGGGCGAGCACGACCTCGTCCTGCTGCCGGGCGAGGTGGTCGAGTTCGACACCCACGTCCCGCACTGGTTCGGCAACACCGGCGACGTCCCGGCCGAGGTGCTCGTGCTGTTCGGCCCGCAGGGGGAGCGGATGCACGTCCGCGCCCGCCCGAGGGGCGCCTGA
- a CDS encoding sulfite exporter TauE/SafE family protein, with amino-acid sequence MKTIVLLALVGLGAQLVDGSLGMAYGVTSTTLLLAIGTNPAAASATVHLAEIGTTLASGFSHWRFGNVDWKVVGKIGVPGAIGSFAGATVLSNLSTEVAAPVMALILLALGLYLLVRFTLRGIDRRNLGKPVRKRFLAPLGLLAGFVDATGGGGWGPVGTPALLASGRMEPRKVIGSIDTSEFLVAIAASLGFLFAIGDQGIDAGWVAALLIGGLVAAPLAAWLVRHVPPRLLGSLVGGIIVLTNTRTLLKSDWVDAPDATRYAVYAVIYLVWAAAVAWSFREYRKDGARETADALAAEAARLAEQDRVADPDEVGSESIRSGRPSAPPA; translated from the coding sequence GTGAAGACCATCGTCCTGCTCGCGCTCGTCGGCCTGGGCGCGCAACTCGTGGACGGCAGCCTGGGCATGGCCTACGGCGTCACCTCCACCACGCTGCTGCTGGCCATCGGCACCAACCCGGCCGCCGCCTCGGCCACCGTCCACCTCGCCGAGATCGGCACGACGCTGGCCTCGGGCTTCTCGCACTGGCGGTTCGGCAACGTCGACTGGAAGGTCGTCGGGAAGATCGGCGTGCCCGGCGCGATCGGCTCCTTCGCCGGCGCCACGGTGCTGTCCAACCTCTCCACCGAGGTCGCCGCCCCGGTCATGGCGCTGATCCTGCTGGCGCTGGGCCTGTACCTGCTCGTCCGGTTCACCCTCCGCGGCATCGACCGGCGCAACCTCGGCAAGCCGGTCCGCAAGCGCTTCCTCGCCCCGCTGGGCCTGCTCGCCGGGTTCGTCGACGCCACCGGCGGCGGCGGCTGGGGGCCGGTCGGCACCCCGGCGCTGCTCGCCAGCGGCCGGATGGAGCCGCGCAAGGTCATCGGCTCGATCGACACCTCGGAGTTCCTGGTCGCGATCGCCGCCAGCCTCGGCTTCCTGTTCGCCATCGGCGACCAGGGCATCGACGCCGGCTGGGTCGCCGCGCTGCTCATCGGTGGCCTGGTGGCCGCACCGCTCGCCGCCTGGCTGGTCCGGCACGTGCCGCCGCGGCTGCTGGGCTCGCTGGTCGGCGGGATCATCGTGCTGACCAACACCCGTACGCTGCTCAAGAGCGACTGGGTCGACGCCCCGGACGCCACCCGCTACGCCGTCTACGCGGTCATCTACCTGGTCTGGGCCGCCGCGGTGGCCTGGTCCTTCCGCGAGTACCGCAAGGACGGCGCCCGCGAGACCGCCGACGCCCTGGCCGCCGAGGCCGCCCGGCTGGCCGAGCAGGACCGGGTCGCCGACCCGGACGAGGTCGGGTCGGAGTCGATCCGGTCCGGCCGACCCAGCGCTCCCCCGGCGTAG
- a CDS encoding putative leader peptide, with protein sequence MPTSAALPGDLLVSRLHVDLLRVSTAACPGR encoded by the coding sequence GTGCCGACGTCCGCTGCCCTCCCCGGCGACCTGCTGGTGAGCCGGCTGCACGTCGACCTGCTCCGGGTCAGCACCGCCGCCTGTCCCGGCCGCTGA
- a CDS encoding MFS transporter: protein MTSSPAPEGTTPDPVEPVGPVAADPVRLGTAPGRWVLLATVLASGMAFLDASAVNVALPAIGEELGAGLAGLQWTLSGYTLALASLILLGGALGDRYGRRRVFLVGVVWFAVTSLGCGLAQTTGQLVAMRVLQGVGGALLTPGSLAIIQSSFPHVDRPRAIGLWSALGGVAGLVGPFLGGFLVDAASWRWVFLVNAPLAVVVVLVAVRHVPESRDPERTGRFDTLGAVWGALALAGVTYALIAAGDGPGRPQVWVAAGIGVLAGVAFVRREQRVKEPMLPPAVFSDREFTGANLATFLVYGALGGWGFFLVVELQTVLGYSATEAGAAMIPSTVVLTLLSSRAGALAQRTGARLPMTVGPLITAAGLLWLSRVGPGSSFLRDVLPPSLVSGIGLALLVAPLTATVLDAAPDHLAGVASGVNNAVARAAQLLAVAALPVAVGLSGDDYADPATFSSGFRTAMVVCAALLAVGGAVAWVTIRTDTLKA, encoded by the coding sequence GTGACCTCGTCCCCCGCCCCCGAGGGGACGACGCCCGACCCGGTCGAGCCGGTGGGGCCGGTCGCCGCCGACCCGGTCCGGCTGGGCACCGCACCCGGCCGGTGGGTGCTGCTGGCCACCGTGCTGGCCTCGGGCATGGCGTTCCTGGACGCCAGCGCGGTCAACGTGGCGCTGCCGGCGATCGGCGAGGAGCTCGGCGCCGGGCTGGCCGGGCTGCAGTGGACCCTCAGCGGCTACACCCTGGCGCTGGCCTCGCTGATCCTGCTCGGCGGCGCGCTGGGCGACCGGTACGGACGACGTCGGGTCTTCCTGGTCGGCGTGGTGTGGTTCGCGGTCACCTCGCTGGGCTGCGGCCTGGCCCAGACCACCGGGCAGCTGGTCGCGATGCGGGTGCTGCAGGGCGTCGGCGGTGCGCTGCTCACCCCGGGCAGCCTCGCGATCATCCAGTCCTCCTTCCCGCACGTCGACCGGCCGCGGGCCATCGGGCTGTGGTCCGCGCTCGGCGGGGTCGCCGGGCTGGTCGGGCCCTTCCTCGGCGGGTTCCTGGTCGACGCGGCGAGCTGGCGGTGGGTGTTCCTGGTCAACGCACCGCTGGCGGTCGTGGTGGTGCTGGTCGCCGTCCGGCACGTGCCGGAGAGCCGCGACCCCGAGCGCACCGGGCGGTTCGACACCCTCGGGGCGGTGTGGGGGGCGCTGGCCCTGGCCGGGGTCACCTACGCGCTGATCGCCGCCGGCGACGGGCCGGGCCGGCCGCAGGTGTGGGTCGCCGCGGGGATCGGCGTGCTGGCCGGGGTGGCGTTCGTGCGCCGCGAGCAGCGGGTGAAGGAGCCCATGCTGCCGCCCGCGGTGTTCAGCGACCGGGAGTTCACCGGTGCCAATCTCGCCACCTTCCTGGTCTACGGGGCGCTGGGCGGCTGGGGGTTCTTCCTCGTCGTCGAGCTGCAGACCGTGCTCGGCTACAGCGCCACCGAGGCGGGGGCGGCGATGATCCCGTCGACGGTGGTGCTCACCCTGCTGTCCTCCCGCGCCGGTGCGCTGGCGCAGCGCACCGGCGCCCGGCTGCCGATGACGGTCGGCCCGCTGATCACGGCGGCCGGTCTGCTGTGGCTGTCCCGGGTCGGGCCGGGCAGCTCGTTCCTGCGCGACGTGCTGCCCCCGTCGCTGGTCAGCGGGATCGGGCTCGCCCTGCTGGTGGCCCCGCTGACCGCGACCGTGCTCGACGCCGCACCGGACCACCTGGCCGGCGTCGCCAGCGGGGTCAACAACGCGGTGGCCCGGGCCGCGCAGCTGCTGGCGGTGGCCGCGCTGCCGGTCGCGGTGGGTCTCTCCGGGGACGACTACGCCGACCCGGCCACCTTCAGCAGCGGCTTCCGGACGGCGATGGTGGTCTGCGCCGCGCTGCTCGCGGTGGGCGGCGCGGTCGCCTGGGTGACGATCCGGACCGACACGCTCAAGGCGTGA
- a CDS encoding inorganic phosphate transporter has protein sequence MDAAFLALIAIVVVALAFDYTNGFHDAANAIAVAVSTKALTPRAALALAAVANLVGALISTSVAKTVGAGIIDAPTGSQGLQLVFAALVGAIVWNLITWYFGLPSSSSHALIGGLVGAALAAAHSVRWMGILDKVVIPMVLAPLIGFGLGYLFMLAVLWTFRGANAHKAHRGFRYAQIASSAAMALGHGMQDAQKTMGIITLALVTAGEIDSFDVPLWVVLAAALAISAGTYAGGFRIMRTLGRRIIQLTPAGGFSAQTVASGVMIATATVFAVPVSTTHITTTSIMGVGATRRLSAVRWGVAGNIVVAWVVTLPAAGAVAALAYFVTHAIVG, from the coding sequence ATGGACGCGGCCTTCCTGGCGCTGATCGCCATCGTCGTCGTCGCCCTGGCGTTCGACTACACCAACGGCTTCCACGACGCGGCGAACGCCATCGCCGTGGCGGTGTCGACGAAGGCGCTGACCCCGCGGGCCGCGCTGGCGCTGGCCGCGGTGGCCAACCTGGTCGGGGCGCTGATCTCCACCAGCGTGGCCAAGACGGTCGGCGCGGGGATCATCGACGCGCCGACCGGCAGCCAGGGCCTGCAGCTGGTGTTCGCCGCGCTGGTCGGCGCCATCGTGTGGAACCTGATCACCTGGTACTTCGGGCTGCCGTCGTCGTCCTCGCACGCGCTGATCGGCGGGCTGGTCGGCGCCGCGCTGGCCGCCGCGCACTCGGTGCGGTGGATGGGGATCCTGGACAAGGTCGTCATCCCGATGGTGCTCGCGCCGCTGATCGGGTTCGGCCTCGGCTACCTGTTCATGCTCGCGGTGCTGTGGACCTTCCGCGGGGCCAACGCGCACAAGGCGCACCGCGGCTTCCGTTACGCCCAGATCGCCAGCTCCGCGGCGATGGCGCTGGGCCACGGCATGCAGGACGCGCAGAAGACCATGGGCATCATCACGCTGGCCCTGGTCACCGCCGGCGAGATCGACAGCTTCGACGTCCCGCTGTGGGTGGTCCTGGCCGCCGCGCTGGCGATCAGCGCCGGCACCTACGCCGGCGGTTTCCGGATCATGCGCACGCTGGGCCGGCGGATCATCCAGCTGACCCCGGCCGGCGGGTTCTCCGCGCAGACCGTCGCCTCCGGCGTGATGATCGCCACCGCCACCGTCTTCGCCGTCCCGGTCTCCACAACGCACATCACCACCACCTCGATCATGGGCGTCGGCGCCACCCGGCGGCTGTCGGCGGTCCGCTGGGGTGTGGCGGGCAACATCGTCGTCGCCTGGGTGGTGACCCTCCCCGCCGCCGGCGCGGTCGCCGCGCTCGCCTACTTCGTCACGCACGCGATCGTGGGCTAG